The following proteins are encoded in a genomic region of Syntrophotaleaceae bacterium:
- a CDS encoding DoxX family protein, whose product MRETHSFMARNAPWTLSLLRIVTALLFMQHGAQKLFGIPAPPSMEITLFSLIGLAGVLELFGGGLVLLGLFTRPVAFVLSGLMAVAYFMAHAPRGFWPLLNNGELAVLYCFVFLYLSFAGPGPLSVDRLRGAS is encoded by the coding sequence ATGCGCGAAACTCACTCCTTCATGGCAAGAAACGCCCCCTGGACCCTAAGTCTTCTCAGAATCGTGACGGCCCTGCTCTTCATGCAGCACGGCGCGCAGAAACTTTTCGGCATCCCGGCGCCACCATCAATGGAAATCACCCTTTTCTCGCTGATTGGCCTGGCCGGAGTTCTCGAATTGTTCGGAGGAGGCCTGGTTCTGTTGGGTCTTTTCACCCGGCCTGTAGCCTTTGTGCTGTCAGGCCTGATGGCCGTGGCCTATTTCATGGCCCACGCTCCCCGGGGATTCTGGCCTTTACTTAACAACGGGGAACTGGCGGTACTGTACTGCTTTGTGTTCCTTTATCTCTCATTCGCCGGACCCGGCCCCCTGAGTGTGGACCGGTTGAGAGGCGCCAGCTGA